The following proteins are co-located in the Ancylothrix sp. D3o genome:
- a CDS encoding type II toxin-antitoxin system ParD family antitoxin — protein MNISLSSEIEKFIESQVESGKYPSAEEVIAAGIRLLEERERIYKGRFEELKKEIMVGVEASERGEVVDGEMVFSELQQKLQQRRNQSGL, from the coding sequence ATGAATATATCGTTAAGTTCAGAAATTGAGAAGTTTATTGAAAGTCAGGTAGAAAGCGGTAAGTATCCTTCTGCTGAAGAAGTCATCGCGGCAGGTATCAGGCTATTAGAAGAACGAGAACGCATTTACAAAGGGAGGTTTGAGGAATTGAAAAAGGAAATTATGGTTGGCGTTGAAGCCTCAGAACGAGGTGAGGTTGTTGATGGGGAAATGGTTTTCTCCGAACTGCAACAGAAACTACAACAACGCCGAAATCAATCTGGTTTATGA
- a CDS encoding type II toxin-antitoxin system RelE/ParE family toxin, whose translation MTNICRFTSPASRDIETIIDLIADNNGFDAAERFLKKVNQKCKNLATFPNMGRRRDELLEELRSFPVDDYLIFYRPIEGGIEILRVISGYRNLSELFEEPFEE comes from the coding sequence ATGACTAATATTTGTCGTTTTACGTCTCCCGCCAGCCGAGATATTGAAACCATTATCGATTTGATTGCTGACAATAATGGTTTTGATGCGGCAGAGCGCTTCCTGAAAAAAGTTAATCAAAAGTGTAAGAATTTAGCAACTTTTCCAAATATGGGGCGTAGGCGTGATGAACTTCTTGAGGAGTTGCGGAGTTTTCCAGTTGATGATTACCTGATTTTTTATCGCCCAATTGAAGGGGGTATTGAGATTTTAAGGGTAATCAGTGGCTATCGGAATTTGTCAGAACTTTTTGAAGAACCTTTTGAGGAGTGA